The sequence TACTATTGATGGTACGTAAGACTTTTCTTTCGATAACTCAATATACGCGTACTTTATAGGCGGCGTTCTGCAATGCGATAACGCGGTGTCCAGCTTGTCATTTTTTGTAGAAGAGGCACACGACACTTCCTATCTACTCTTACAGCAGACACACACATCACACAcacgcgaggtttctaagtctagttataatttttgcattcgtatatcatgaggctaacacgatgatagtttttatgcccagggaagtcaatacaatttccaaaccgaaaattgcctataccggcaccggaaatcgaacccagccaccctcagtatgcttttgctttatagccacgcatcttaccgctaagcTAAAGAGGACCCCTTAGTCAGCATACCTCCATCGTTGTCTGTCACATCGATACTGATGCTCCGCCTCTTAACGGTATCAAAATTCCTGCTGACGTTTTCGTCTGGTGTGCAGTGTAGCAGCAATCTAGTCCATGATGCCCATGTTTACCTGTTCTGAATCGACATCTTCACTACAGGGACGCTAACATTATTCCTACCACAACACCCAACAATTCACCTAACAGTTCacttaaaaaaacacataatcTATTTTAGAGATTTTTGTGAATAACTATACTTCCAGTTTTGtattttagttttgtttgtatATCATTCTTATGTAGgaggaaagacggctttggcaggttttgttctattattggcaggggggtttttgtcgaccaaattttatgaaatttggccacaatattctttgatatgcaaagaatgtttaggccaaactagtcagtcataaaaaacccccttgcgaataatagaacaaaacctgccaaagccgtcattccacCTATATGTTAATAATTATTAAATTCAATACCTTCGTTATTAAAACGGAACCATATTTTTCCACTCCTTCACATACattaaattttgtaattatcGAATATACGCCCCCACAATCATCCTACTATATCACCGCCCTCCCTAAAAATAGACGACTAAGTACCCCATATTTTACGACGACAGGGCTGTTCCtgaataataatatataaatgAATTATTCATCGCCCAGTTACTTTACCACCATCTCGCGTGCATGTTGCTCAAAAAGTTGTATAGTATGACGTGGTATgacctgggagctgcggatagagtcaaaACGAGTGTCAACGAATCTCCAAagcaagctgtcaaaaagtatccatcgcatcgagagaggtTTTGTGTATTTTGAGCACAGCCGAGAGAGTACACGTATAAATCGACTCATACTAAATATAGctcattttgaacaaatttcaattttctggcGACATTTTAAATATATCGACGGATTCAATGTAAGTGGAgggtatgaattaatttaatattCAACATGTTAATTAATACGAGGCAGTAAATTTACGAAAtctttttaatgaattttataAAGAAAAACACAATGATAATTCGttgtgagaaaatcgtaacgtgTACATTAAACACCGAGAGGAAATTTTcgagtttcaagcaaaatatcttgaaaatttgattcgatcgagtccgcagctcccaaGGGTATGACTATGTCGCGGTGCTAATGTGATATGTCAAATCTAAAGGTAAACGAAGCGTGAAACGAGTAATCAGTGTAATTTAGAATGACCGTTCAGAGCGTGAACGATGGGAATttcatcagtgttacgtctgtttgtctgtgttttcAGTGTGCTCTCGAAGAACATTGACATACTAATGTTCATCTTCCATAGGTGCatactttcggaagttcctgatAATGGTTATTTTAAATCAACCCAAGTCCTGAAACGGATGCCGGAAGATAGCGATAGCAACAGGGCCGCCATTATTACCACGAACTCCACTACTCCTAATCAACAGCAACATGATCGACAAGTGGCGTGAAGTGGCTTTGAAAACCCAACATCAGAATTAAATcaaatctaaaataaaattaaaatcaaattgaaattgagTTGAGTTGAGTAAAAATTGAGTTTAAACTAgattaaaattcaattgaaatcgaattaataaaataaattgtataAAATTAAATGTATTGTAATTATATTGTAATATTTGAGTAAAATGTATTCCAAATCCTATTATATTTctactgtaaaacaataaaaaatgtaaGAGAAAACATTTAAtacacattgttttctattttttgtccctcgaaatcatcccattgaagaaccgcaaaatcaattgttttgctctgaattttgtatgaaaaattttcgatttttttattgtaaagatacataacaaccccccttttttgttgtaaaagtcccatttaccattcattttatcgtggaaaaccattatttcttatgtgatttaattgttcaaattccattatattcaatggtaattACTTTGTTATAAATGGTGCTTAAacagtaaaatttatgatattttaataatatttttatccGGGGAAGGCAACTCATTTCTGGTGTAAACCGCGCTTAACAATTTCCTTTGGATTGTTCTGTCAGTCCGGCCagaaactgtcaaaaaatcaaggtaaacaaaaatcgtcagcTGATCGCAGCTGTCTCATGGATTGCCTTATATTTATTGCAAAAATTGGACATCTCTACTCGCATTGTGTTTGGTTGATGCTGACCGGTTTTCCCGTCTCTATTTATTTAATGGTGTCTTTAGCAGAGGCGTTACGTTCGCAACAAACGTCAACATATCAAAATCGCAGTCGCATCGCAGCTCAGTGAAAAGTTTTGCAGTCTCAATTTTCTGTTTTGATGCTTGAATTATGTTTTTGAACTAAATAGATTACTAAATCGTAACAATGGCCGGACTAACTGATGTCGATAGGTAAGAGGAAGGTGATATTCAGTTAAATTTCTTCGTGTTTAGGATACAGTAAAAGCATTTAACTGTGAGCCTCTCAGGAGATGTTCGCCAACTTCGCCGGATTGATTTAGTGCCTTTTATCAACTTATTTCAGCCCGTTCGTGAAAACGGAAAAAGCGTGCAAAATATGCGGTGCTTCCGAGGGAGACATGGAGTCAATTTTTTGCGATGCAGATGACACCAGAATGTTGAACAAAATCTACAAATGCACCAAAGTTGAGGTAAGATCGTGAAACGCTGCAAGATGGATAGGTAACAATTGCAGTACCAGATTATTTACATCTCGACACTTCGACAGCGCTGAGCAGTACCACGAATGGCATAGAATAACGAATGTAACGCTTGAGTGGGAATTCATTGTTTTGTCAATATTTATACGCGAGGGGCGAATGGAcgctgaaaatattttttttaattcgacaTGCTCAGTCAGTTTTTGTACGAAGAATAATATAAATCTTCCAGTAATCGATTTTTGATTACACtcgattttgtttattttgtaataGTGTTCGAACATTTGCAATGAAACttaatcactactgattttactctaactTAATACAAAAGAAGTATGGTAGAAAATGATACATTCTAAAATATTTCCCCATCTTCTAACGAGGAGAATAAAAACTATAAAccctaaaattgaaaattgcaaTAGTTTagcatttatatttatgtgGAAGAATCAAAAAAGATAAATAGATTCGAGAAATTGTTAATAAGTTTATCGAATACAAGAAAAGCAAAGTCACAAAATGTGAAATTGTAGAAATTACGAGTTGAAAATttaaagcaaaatagtgattatGAGCTAAAGCAAAAGTTTGGGTTTTAGAGGGTCAACTCATTCCACAGAATTCGGTTAGtttcaacagcagaactgttcggtaattatttcacagaTTTTATGTGACTTATTCCATTGTAAATAAGAAACATTTCATTGCATCCCaaccagggggagaaggcggagtaCTGAATCCCTAcaccaacatgtgcgacatctggatttggttctaaactgtaaacaacagtgttaattctctaccacctttttgttatggcgaggcaatttttatgcacacttttgttttcgctagtttattaaaattaaacactcaatcatgcagcaatataacgatgtggtatgcttgagatacctgcttgattatagggactcgaataagaatttatttgcagtaactaaccgaatataaaaatgttcacattaacgattgcgccctaacagcggttctaagcttcgatgcagagtacacgagctttgttcgccagtgacaggcgcaTGAGGCCCTTGATCCCAACCCAAGATAAACACTCAGATCATGATCATCTCAATAAGCCTCCGTCTAATCGCACTGGAGCGCGCCTACTTTACTTACGGCGACTATTAAGCTATGGCAACCCCATTCAGCGGCTTATTAAATTTAACAGCACAGACACGCACCCTGTGTAAAAGCTTATGGGCGCGCTGCTGTGCAATCTTTGCTTGCGTATTACCACCGCGAAGAGCTGTATGTTTTATAAGAGCACGACAATACTGACATTTGGTGATAATCCGCAGAAAAAAGTAttgtagaaataaaaaatattcggtggaaatcttctatatacataaaaattgaatttctgtctgtctgaactttatagactcggaaactactgaaccgatcagcgtgaaaatttgtatgcagaggttttaggGACCagagaaggttcttaagatggttcgatacCCCTACCATACAAATTAAAcactaatttcttcataactcgagaattaatcaagtaAATGGAACTAAATCTGGCATGTCCGATGATAATAACAGTAGAAgagcttgatgaacactaaactgcgaggcggcaatgtcccagtgcgAGTTGTAATGCAAAAGAAGCTAAGTATGCCAATTAGCCATGAGTATCCGGGCAtctgtggggccctccttagcggtgcggtaagatgcgcggctacaaagcaagaccatgctgagggtggctgggttcgattcccgttgccggtctagacaattttcggattggaaattgtctcgatttccctgggcataaaagtatcatcgtgttagcctcatgatatacgaatgtacaaatggtaacttggcttagaaaccttgcagttaataactgtggaagtgcttaatgaacactaagctgtgaggcggcaatttcccagtgtgggatgtaatgccattgaagaagaaaaagatccGGGCATCTGTACTGGAAGTTGGTGTTTGCGTAGTACTAAAGAATGCTCCATCAAAGACTTAGATACCTATATATGTGTATATGATTAACGGACCTGTGTTACAGGTTACTCCCGTGTGCGGTTTGATATCTCCAATTTGTGAAACGTGTCGGAAGCGTATCGATGCATTCGATGAACATGCGAAGCCCAAAGTTGTTGAGTTTGTTATCAAAAATGAACCAGAACAATACGGCCAAGACTACGATCCCCTCAACTGTCAGGATCCCATGGCCGTCGATACACTTGAAGAATCAGACGACGATGTCTTCCAAGATGTTAACGTTAAGTTAGAAATCAGTATGGAGGATACAGAATTAGACAAAATTGTTCCCACAGAGgacaagaaaaaaggaaaacctGGTCGAAGGAGGAAGAAATCCGTTGAAGTTAAAAGTGTATCAGTCACAGAAATCGAAGACAAAAAAGCAGAGCCATCTGAGAATGAAAAGGAGAACGTTCCCAGAGCCCGAATGACCAGAAAAGCAACGAAAAAAACAcagcaaaaaattgattttggtaGTGATTCAAGCGACATTGAGTTTGCCGGtgcagatgatgatgatgcgaaATTTGATAGTGATCACAGCAAAGCAAGTTCAGAAGATGAAAAACCTTTGAAAAAGCGAAAAACAACTGCCAAGAAAAAGCCAAACCCCACTGGAGAAAAACGGAAAATCGGGCGGCCTAGAAAAATTCGACCGGAAGGCAAAGAAGTGAAAGTCCCACAAGAATGCAAAGTCTGTGGTCGTGTTGTTACTTACATGAGAGAGCACATGCGAATGCATAAGATCGACAAGCAGCACAAGTGTCCGCATTGCGATCGGATGTTTGTGCAAGGAAACAACTTGAAATATCACATTCGCAAGCATCTAGGAGAAAGACCGTACTCATGCGAGCTATGCGACAAAACTTTCTATTGTGCACCACATTTGAAATCGCACATGGTGAGTTCGAATGTTAGTCAACTGAGGTAGAAAATCTAGAATCTATATAATTTCAGAAAGTACATGGACCTCAAGGACTGTTTCAATGCGACAGATGTTCGAAAACTTTCAACCAGGAGTGCAATCTTAGAAAACACATTCGTGTACATACGGGTAAGGGAATTTATGCTTGTCGATTAGACTTGTTTGATAATCCTTTTTGTTTTATTAGGTGAAAAGCCATACAAGTGCACTAAGTGTGATAAAGCATTTAATAGTACTTCGAATTTGAAGAACCATCAAAGATTACATGCTGATGAGCGTGCGTTTACTTGCGATCATTGCTCTAAGAATTTTGTTGACATTATACATTTGCAGCGGCATATACGGGTTCATACTGGTATGTatatgcttttttatttcatctacaTCGAGCTTTCACTATTTTATTTTTAGGATATCAACCATACATTTGTCATGTGTGCTGCCAGGCATTCAATTGCCAAAATGGAGTTATCGAACATTTGAAAACGCATATTTTGGAGCGTAAAGACCTTTGGTCAAAGGGTACGAAGGTTTAAAATAAAACTATTTCGATTATAAAATTCCTTATTTGCTGAACTAtgaatgctgtccaatgagcaactcgaagtagctcgaagttattcccatccctctcatgtccgtttgttgacaaaaaagaatgaGCAGgatgggaacaacttcgagctgctcattggacagcactatcaccacctgagacgagacctgcaaagacgctgcttcttttctcttgttttgacacttgttcttcttttcatcacagttgaccatcgagtttcaactgtttacttgactgttttacccaagccccaggtggacccttctgagcacaataaaagtgtatccaattcacgaaatagttaattcattttcataaggatttttataccgggaacaaaacacaggtttattactgattattaacaagctaaacggaaggtttggaatactcgttaaagaaAAAAAGccttggtaaaacaaaaatgatgtgtAATAATTTaattgggataccaatactttcactcaaaaagctgctggttgcacctgacagttcgtgacagcagttggctgacagcagctgaagttacattttttcctctttgcaggtctcgtctcagatcGCCACTATTTAGTCCGAAATTGGCCATAATATATCGCTGATCTAGCCACATTTATCGATTGCAATTCATCATTCTCGTCAAAAATTGTTAGCTCATAGCATTCATGCCGAGGCAGCCGTCGCTGGTAGCCAATAGTGTTGAGGGAAATGTAACGTTTAACCACAGACAGACGTCAAACAGACGtatcacttagaacaaaatgcaatcaaaatcatcatcacGGAAACATTGTCGCCCAATGCAAAATACACTGTGAATGTACATTCGGCAACCAGATGACGATAGTATACGAACACCAAACACGAGCAAAATTGATGGTGGCCGATCCTACAAAAAGTCAAATCCACCATTGAAAAGGAGATTGAGTTGATTTTAGGGCCATGATTGGTCCTTACGTCGTGATGGcggagaagtgccgtctatCAATCAGAACGTAGTCGATTTGTGATTATGTCTGcagtgattattattattatgacacaagtattaaaacggccaggatcgtgcaggcttgaatttgggagataatccataactccccggcaatcagattatttagtaataaataacatcaatgaagagttttgaatctacgaaaggaagaaacggggacagccgtaccaaccggtTCACATTCAATGGGAAATATGATTGatgaatcgttgggagtgactttgctaagaagattaatgtacactccttgggtcctcgacAAAACAATTTAAACAAAACCCGTCTCAGCTAAACCTTCGCTTCCACAAAATTGTGATCCTCAATAGAACCGATTGATTTTCAATCTCCTCCCCAATCacaaactgcaacaaaaccaaataagaatgtagagaaaatttcacttggctgccactgatgccatccatgtAACCGATGTCAGGACCGCTACCAACGCCATGGTTCTGTGCGCTCTCCGTAATCATCGTACAGAAATGACGCGCGAGCTCGAATAATGGGCTTTttaaaggctggtttacagttcggaaaacgagTCCGCGGGATTTGTTACGGGATTTTGCTCCGGGTTTTgtcagggaaaattttccgccgggaAGTCTCCACTGTCAAAACATTTTCCGTGATTGAGTTTACACTCCAGGATTTTGCTTCGGGATTTGAGAATCTGCGTATCTCGCCCGTGCTTGAGTTTACACTTCGGGGTTTTGGTTCGAATTTCTTTATACAAGAGTTGGAAAGATAACGAGAAGAGGGAGATATAGCGAGAGAAAGGAGAGAATGAGTGAGAGAGAGCGATTGAGTGGGAGAGAAAGAGGAAATGAGTGAGTGAAAATGAGTAAGTGAGAGTAGGTGAGTAAgtcaaagtgagtgagtgagtgaaagcgagtgagtgagaattcttgagtagagtagagtggggcaagagtacgcacttagttttcaatcgaccatgtagcccttatgaaacaagcttctgcatatcaaaacTACACGGGTAGAtcaaacaacccaaattttgagttgtttttgATTTGGCATCTCTTTCATTCCATCCTTTGATGTcaaaaacagagaaagaaaGCCACTCAACGATAGCAGTTCGATTGGGGAAGCCAACGCTAGGTTAAAGGGGTTGAACTCAAATTTAGGTTGTTTGAACCTATTTGAACTTAACATTAGGTGGAAACAACTTAATATTTAGGTACTTTTTCACACGGGATCAAGCGGAAACTACTCAAATCCGAGTTGGGCCAtccaactcaaaattggcttcccccaCCAATGGTCCAAATTAAGTgaaatgaacttaattttgagttgtttgaacttcattttTGGTTGTCTGATCTAACCGTGTATGTCGACGATTCGTACACTCTTCCTCTACGTTACCCAgcggaaaaatattgaaattcttGTAATtcattttagtagaacccttattgtaAGAcacgtgaaaaacgcactcttaccccaccggtggggtaagagtgcgcatcgggtggggtaagagtacgcatttttccaatcatgtgtttcaagtatatattaacacaaataagaataaataacatttaattgatgtttattgaaagtatattatggaatgtttaaagattacgtaactctgaaagggggagggggtcctagaaATGTGTACTTTCAcacgaaaaaacattgtttttttattatatatgaaaacccagattaatccacctaacggtgatggcgcctttctcgcgcaaaaaggtaataaatgtagcctttacgcttacacctcgatgatgtatacaagaaaggcaaaacagttacaccgtccaATGTTATGacagaaaatttacactactagacgacagatggcgctgccaaaagtttctcgaatttcctatgttcgaattttgactttcggtcaatttcataatactatgaaactgaacgaatagCATACtcacgcctaaatgcgtgcaacacgagcatctttatagtgcgatgaaactcttaatgggaagccacggataaaatattcatagatgcaaggcatttttcataacacattattgttctatgtgactatgtctcatcactattttaatattatctattttttacaatttgcaattattatgaaattcaatagtgatcaacagcgttttagtctcagtcggatgcaacttgttgcaagaaaatcggttaagagtttttatgtgaaaatttggctaatgttttttatggcattttgtgcacacacacacgcacacacatacacacacacacgcacacacggacagacagacatttgttcagctcatcgagctgagtcgaatggtatataacactatgtgtctctgggacttctatcaaaagttcgaatttggagtgaaatgatagcctttcggtacaacttagttgtacgagaaaggcaaaaagctatagaggtaaaaatatacctggtttcgcgtggcgtaagCAAAGGAATTTTTCTTAAAGAAACTTCACTAATTACGTATCGCAAAATTTGACCATTTCATCACCCTTAACCCATATCTTACCCTTTCTATATGAAttctctaaaaattatttgaattgttatacatctcgcaacccctcccagctcaGTATTGCGTTATTTATAGATGTTTATTTCGATTAAATGTGTGTCATTTAGATGGAATTGTGTTTTCggactatgtttaggtgtagaacaatacagtgaacgttcgctaattggggtttttctagttggggcgctttttagttgggggttcgctaattggggtgaaacccaattaaaaagcagctaaacgtcagaatgtgatgtcaaaaacgcgttgacgttttgtttccgtgtttggcgggatcgatattttctggcgcgtaaaattttattttgttcaatgcaaaaagtaaacaacattgacgcttgtcaaaccgccccaattagcgaaaggcattcgctagttggggtgaggtcgtgccccaattagcgaacgatcactgtacctaatacaatttctttatttcacTTCAGTGCTTCGTtcgtcctttctaacaccaaattttcaacttatccttaaaaggaaaacttgtgataattttcaatttctgtcccttttttctttgttGCGGATCTTTACGATTTGGCAGTAGTCTTATTATGGACGAAGATATGGGTTTAACATCAGAACTAAAagattcacatgcgtactcttgccccacccgttcctgcgtacttttacggCTTTAACCTCCTGGAAAACCAACCGAATTAATGTTCTGCACCATATAGTACTCTATAAATAGACTATCGAAATGGTATATTGTTCACCTGATCAAACGTGTATAAGGTAAcggaatactagttgcggaaatacaattatttttagcaaaatgaccaaaaaattaactaactccatatctcccttgttgtttactcaaatcgtttacaattacacatgacaatagttggtcagaatacctatcaaactgatgcagtgctgctagtttatcttttttataacttcaaaaaatcgaaaacgtactcttaccccacgcgcactcttgccccactctactctaagtgAAAATTCGTGAGTAAGTGAGAATGAGGGTGTGAGGTtgagtgaatgagtgagaatgagtgtgtGAAAGTACGTGAATGagagagagagtgagtgagtgagaaagagttagtgagtgattgagtgagagtgaataagtgagtgagCCAGAGTTAGTGAATGTGTTAGTgttagtgagtgagtgagtgagaatgtgtGTATATGAGTGAGATTGAATGAgagagtgaatgagtgagagaaagtgagtgagaatgagttagagcgagtgagtgagaatgacttggagcgagtgagtgagaatgagttagagcgagtgagtgagaatgagttagagtgagtgagtgagaatgagttagagcgagtgagtgagaatgagttagagcgagtggtgagaatgagttaagggagtgagtgagaatgtgttagagcgagtgagtgagaatgagttagagcgagtgagtaagaatgagttagagcgagtgagtgaaaatgagttagagcgagtgagtgaaaatgagttagagcgagtgagtgagaatgagttagagtgagtgagtgagaatgagttagagcgagtgagtgagaatgacttagagcgagtgagtgagaatgagttagagcgagtctTACTATGCACTATTCCTTAATTATCTCtgctcactttgcacttctcacttcttagtactcatttctcactttactcttttcaattcccacttctcactattcatttcacttctcacaactcattttttcacttatcattagtcacttttcacttttcttttctcactcttcataacTCACTTCATACTCTTCATTTCTCGCGCctcattctcactactcatttctcactactcaactctcactactcaactctcacttctaattttacacttcttacttcttattctcactactcattgctCATTGCTTActtactcattttttttaatttctcgctTATCATTCGTTAGTTTTcttttcacacttctcacatttctcaattttcactatCCACTTAACTAAATTCTTCCCATAAAAAATTTCCGTCATAGATTACACATTTCCCGTGCGGAATCAATTCAAACGGAATTGTTTCCCCGCGGGATTTGCATCTCTACACACGGGATTTTTAACCGTACACTTTTCC comes from Armigeres subalbatus isolate Guangzhou_Male chromosome 2, GZ_Asu_2, whole genome shotgun sequence and encodes:
- the LOC134210138 gene encoding zinc finger protein 184-like isoform X2, translating into MAGLTDVDSPFVKTEKACKICGASEGDMESIFCDADDTRMLNKIYKCTKVEVTPVCGLISPICETCRKRIDAFDEHAKPKVVEFVIKNEPEQYGQDYDPLNCQDPMAVDTLEESDDDVFQDVNVKLEISMEDTELDKIVPTEDKKKGKPGRRRKKSVEVKSVSVTEIEDKKAEPSENEKENVPRARMTRKATKKTQQKIDFGSDSSDIEFAGADDDDAKFDSDHSKASSEDEKPLKKRKTTAKKKPNPTGEKRKIGRPRKIRPEGKEVKVPQECKVCGRVVTYMREHMRMHKIDKQHKCPHCDRMFVQGNNLKYHIRKHLGERPYSCELCDKTFYCAPHLKSHMKVHGPQGLFQCDRCSKTFNQECNLRKHIRVHTGEKPYKCTKCDKAFNSTSNLKNHQRLHADERAFTCDHCSKNFVDIIHLQRHIRVHTGYQPYICHVCCQAFNCQNGVIEHLKTHILERKDLWSKVYL
- the LOC134210138 gene encoding zinc finger protein 184-like isoform X1, with amino-acid sequence MAGLTDVDSPFVKTEKACKICGASEGDMESIFCDADDTRMLNKIYKCTKVEVTPVCGLISPICETCRKRIDAFDEHAKPKVVEFVIKNEPEQYGQDYDPLNCQDPMAVDTLEESDDDVFQDVNVKLEISMEDTELDKIVPTEDKKKGKPGRRRKKSVEVKSVSVTEIEDKKAEPSENEKENVPRARMTRKATKKTQQKIDFGSDSSDIEFAGADDDDAKFDSDHSKASSEDEKPLKKRKTTAKKKPNPTGEKRKIGRPRKIRPEGKEVKVPQECKVCGRVVTYMREHMRMHKIDKQHKCPHCDRMFVQGNNLKYHIRKHLGERPYSCELCDKTFYCAPHLKSHMKVHGPQGLFQCDRCSKTFNQECNLRKHIRVHTGEKPYKCTKCDKAFNSTSNLKNHQRLHADERAFTCDHCSKNFVDIIHLQRHIRVHTGYQPYICHVCCQAFNCQNGVIEHLKTHILERKDLWSKGTKV